In Saccharomyces cerevisiae S288C chromosome XV, complete sequence, the following proteins share a genomic window:
- the RPS12 gene encoding 40S ribosomal protein eS12 RPS12 (Protein component of the small (40S) ribosomal subunit; homologous to mammalian ribosomal protein S12, no bacterial homolog) has product MSDVEEVVEVQEETVVEQTAEVTIEDALKVVLRTALVHDGLARGLRESTKALTRGEALLVVLVSSVTEANIIKLVEGLANDPENKVPLIKVADAKQLGEWAGLGKIDREGNARKVVGASVVVVKNWGAETDELSMIMEHFSQQ; this is encoded by the coding sequence atgtcTGACGTTGAAGAAGTCGTTGAAGTTCAAGAAGAAACTGTTGTTGAACAAACTGCCGAAGTTACTATCGAAGATGCTTTGAAGGTTGTTTTGAGAACCGCTTTGGTTCACGATGGTCTAGCTAGAGGTTTGAGAGAATCTACCAAGGCTTTAACCAGAGGTGAAGCTTTATTGGTTGTTTTGGTCAGCTCTGTTACTGAAGCTAACATTATCAAGTTGGTTGAAGGTTTGGCTAACGACCCAGAAAACAAGGTTCCATTGATCAAGGTTGCTGATGCTAAGCAATTAGGTGAATGGGCTGGTTTGGGTAAGATCGACCGTGAAGGTAACGCCAGAAAGGTTGTCGGTGCCTCCGTTGTTGTTGTCAAGAACTGGGGTGCTGAAACTGATGAATTGTCCATGATCATGGAACACTTCTCCCAACAATAA
- the MRS6 gene encoding GTPase-activating protein MRS6 (Rab escort protein; type II geranylgeranyltransferase complex (Bet2p-Bet4p) chaperone that complexes with newly synthesized Rab GTPases, like Ypt1p and Sec4p, leading to their prenylation and membrane delivery; modulates the TOR pathway through interactions with Sfp1p; alters the kinetics of MAPK pathway activation and polarity reorganization during filamentous growth; sequence similarity to mammalian choroideraemia gene; relative distribution to the nucleus increases upon DNA replication stress), translating to MLSPERRPSMAERRPSFFSFTQNPSPLVVPHLAGIEDPLPATTPDKVDVLIAGTGMVESVLAAALAWQGSNVLHIDKNDYYGDTSATLTVDQIKRWVNEVNEGSVSCYKNAKLYVSTLIGSGKYSSRDFGIDLSPKILFAKSDLLSILIKSRVHQYLEFQSLSNFHTYENDCFEKLTNTKQEIFTDQNLPLMTKRNLMKFIKFVLNWEAQTEIWQPYAERTMSDFLGEKFKLEKPQVFELIFSIGLCYDLNVKVPEALQRIRRYLTSFDVYGPFPALCSKYGGPGELSQGFCRSAAVGGATYKLNEKLVSFNPTTKVATFQDGSKVEVSEKVIISPTQAPKDSKHVPQQQYQVHRLTCIVENPCTEWFNEGESAAMVVFPPGSLKSGNKEVVQAFILGAGSEICPEGTIVWYLSTTEQGPRAEMDIDAALEAMEMALLRESSSGLENDEEIVQLTGNGHTIVNSVKLGQSFKEYVPRERLQFLFKLYYTQYTSTPPFGVVNSSFFDVNQDLEKKYIPGASDNGVIYTTMPSAEISYDEVVTAAKVLYEKIVGSDDDFFDLDFEDEDEIQASGVANAEQFENAIDDDDDVNMEGSGEFVGEMEI from the coding sequence atgTTAAGTCCTGAACGTAGACCATCCATGGCAGAACGCCGCCCATCATTTTTCAGTTTTACTCAAAATCCAAGTCCTCTAGTTGTCCCGCATTTAGCCGGTATTGAAGACCCTTTGCCAGCCACTACACCAGATAAAGTTGATGTTTTAATCGCAGGGACTGGTATGGTAGAGAGTGTATTGGCTGCTGCATTAGCTTGGCAAGGTTCCAATGTCCTTCATATTGATAAGAATGATTATTACGGTGACACTTCAGCCACACTAACTGTAGACCAAATCAAAAGATGGGTAAATGAAGTTAATGAAGGCTCAGTAAGTTGCTATAAAAATGCGAAGTTGTATGTATCCACGCTAATCGGTAGTGgtaaatattcttcaaGAGATTTCGGTATTGATCTTTCCCCGAAGATCCTATTTGCAAAATCTGATTTATTATCCATCTTAATCAAATCAAGAGTTCACCAGTATTTAGAATTCCAATCTTTATCTAATTTCCATACTTATGAAAATGATTGTTTCGAAAAACTAACAAATACAAAGCAAGAAATATTCACGGATCAAAACCTACCACTAATGACAAAGAGGAACTTAAtgaaatttatcaaattcgTACTCAACTGGGAAGCACAAACGGAAATATGGCAACCCTACGCGGAGAGGACCATGTCTGATTTTTTAGGGGAAAAGTTTAAATTAGAAAAACCACAAGTCTTCGAATTAATCTTCTCAATTGGGTTATGTTATGATCTCAACGTAAAAGTACCAGAAGCTTTACAAAGGATTCGTCGATATCTAACTAGTTTCGATGTTTATGGACCATTCCCTGCACTATGCTCCAAGTATGGTGGGCCAGGAGAATTGTCGCAAGGGTTTTGTAGATCTGCCGCTGTAGGTGGCGCTACTTACAAACTCAATGAGAAATTGGTATCCTTCAACCCTACAACTAAAGTGGCCACATTCCAAGATGGATCCAAAGTTGAAGTTTCAGAGAAAGTGATAATATCGCCTACGCAAGCACCTAAAGACAGTAAGCATGTCCCTCAACAACAGTACCAGGTTCATCGTTTGACCTGTATAGTTGAAAACCCCTGTACTGAATGGTTCAATGAGGGTGAATCGGCCGCCATGGTAGTCTTCCCTCCTGGCTCTTTGAAATCTGGTAATAAGGAAGTAGTACAAGCCTTTATTCTCGGTGCTGGCAGCGAAATTTGTCCAGAAGGAACTATTGTATGGTATTTATCGACCACAGAACAAGGCCCACGTGCTGAAATGGACATTGATGCCGCTCTAGAAGCTATGGAAATGGCCCTGCTAAGGGAATCGTCTTCAGGTTTAGAGAACGACGAAGAAATTGTTCAACTAACGGGAAATGGTCATACAATAGTAAATTCAGTTAAGTTAGGCCAATCTTTTAAGGAGTATGTTCCTAGGGAAAGATTACAGTTCTTATTTAAACTTTATTATACCCAATACACATCCACGCCACCCTTTGGTGTAGTTAACTCCTCCTTCTTTGATGTAAATcaagatttggaaaaaaagtatattCCCGGTGCGAGTGATAATGGCGTCATATATACAACCATGCCTTCTGCTGAGATATCGTATGATGAAGTAGTCACCGCAGCCAAAGTTTTATACGAAAAGATAGTTGGCAGTGATGATGACTTCTTCGATttagattttgaagatgaggatgaaATACAGGCTAGCGGCGTTGCTAATGCGgaacaatttgaaaatgccATAGACGATGACGACGATGTCAATATGGAAGGTTCCGGTGAATTTGTAGGTGAAATGGAGATATGA
- the GPB1 gene encoding Gpb1p (Multistep regulator of cAMP-PKA signaling; inhibits PKA downstream of Gpa2p and Cyr1p, thereby increasing cAMP dependency; promotes ubiquitin-dependent proteolysis of Ira2p; regulated by G-alpha protein Gpa2p; GPB1 has a paralog, GPB2, that arose from the whole genome duplication), producing MPQASTFGSHSLEAHPLHIQPAVHIKLSKEERSHYREQYDSLKYISNYVSVFDQALSDNIDSRIRKENEALLKKYYESRKPFTFTSFRQGSVISSSDSSTGFTERTKTYCFLNDFVSNCVNEVDPYTLKMTVRNRNTALNMENLDDERKSKDDIYDFEDNTDDECNAKCHGAFHYSSERLEILRSRSTISYFKYYKKLLTVDLRDSDVLKRHNLWMPMITRRFRFLLVSSSKPEDVRLTTPIPTFSESDLDIFKNKTCPLFINGTDCVPRSYDTFSGSSVIASIFSEYKLPSLSYHCSVELNDQLFIVGGLMACHRYDEEAPDLKDFYVDGIKNLPPPLIPELINNPSMIPNPHLYCFSLTSSRLTRPDISGYIPPPLVCTQGCKLTERHIFLYGGFEIKSETQVDDKGRYFIRKRAFLNNTGYILDTVTFNFSKIELVAPPYQFAIYNNFSPRFGHMQASISNSNNNVSNENTTTSAKGRRSISPYRQGNGDHKIDDLVGSPGSTDYLEDDAIPPVTNPRSTDSLSSKHCSTATHICSSVNTILIFGGYSQTGDDKYEAMNDMWKINIPVVSRGKRNYYKFADTVTATKIPIIDDPELWPSRRAFSACCVPDYFTKDVEPIETRLLRNLKNDFSIDLEIRPGNKPSQPLFPNIPHSRKEKKSGRDSMHISNSNNSTSEDTSSKSTRNTTSSPPTSPKHTPPLNPSKKCASIGRTIAFHGGSDGYDVCSDMWWFDFDSETWTKIDLYAKTQEESDGLVPINLCMVGHSMTTVGHKVVLIGGLRQGDVDRIYRDETLPEEVISGVPLGSGVINVVDLNTQCLQGCKLIRNDGDTKESVIMDPHVGTPHQVLAVAGTIELVKGTMTLIGGVVAGREDISSLYLRGAVLQFILPSMNLAN from the coding sequence ATGCCTCAAGCAAGCACATTCGGATCGCACAGTCTAGAAGCTCATCCCTTACACATTCAGCCAGCTGTTCATATCAAACTCAGTAAAGAGGAAAGGTCTCACTACAGGGAGCAATACGATTCATTAAAGtatatttcaaattatgTTTCTGTTTTCGACCAAGCGTTAAGCGACAATATTGACTCTAGGattagaaaagaaaatgaagccttactgaaaaaatattatgaaTCAAGAAAACCTTTTACTTTTACCAGCTTTAGGCAAGGAAGTGTAATCAGTTCTTCTGATTCTTCTACAGGCTTCACTGAGAGAACAAAGACCTACTGTTTTTTGAACGATTTCGTCAGTAATTGCGTAAATGAGGTAGATCCATATACGCTGAAAATGACAGTAAGAAATAGAAACACTGCCTTGAATATGGAGAACCTCGATGATGAACGTAAGAGCAAAGATGATATATACGATTTTGAAGATAATACTGACGACGAGTGTAATGCCAAGTGCCATGGTGCTTTCCATTATTCGTCAGAAAGATTGGAAATTCTTCGCTCACGTTCGACAATATCGTACTTTAAGTATTATAAAAAGCTTTTGACGGTAGACCTAAGGGACAGTGATGTTTTAAAAAGGCATAATTTATGGATGCCAATGATCACTAGAAGATTTAGATTTTTATTAGTATCAAGTTCGAAACCGGAAGATGTAAGGTTAACAACGCCGATTCCAACATTCTCGGAATCAGATTTAGACATTTTCAAGAACAAGACATGTCCACTCTTTATCAATGGTACAGACTGTGTTCCTAGAAGTTATGACACTTTTTCGGGTTCTTCTGTAATCgcttcaatattttcagaaTATAAACTTCCATCCCTTTCATATCATTGTTCTGTCGAGTTGAACGACCAATTATTTATTGTCGGTGGTTTGATGGCATGTCATAGATATGATGAGGAAGCGCCTGATCTAAAGGATTTTTACGTGGATGGCATAAAGAATTTACCGCCACCACTAATACCAGAGCTAATTAATAACCCATCCATGATTCCTAATCCTCACTTGTACTGTTTTTCCTTGACTTCTTCCAGACTAACAAGACCTGATATTTCTGGTTACATTCCGCCCCCACTGGTGTGCACCCAGGGCTGTAAATTAACTGAAAGGCATATCTTTTTGTATGGCGGGTTTGAAATCAAGTCGGAAACCCAAGTTGATGATAAGGGAAGATATtttataagaaaaagagcttttttgaacaataCTGGTTACATTCTAGATACAGTGACGTTCAATTTCTCAAAGATTGAATTAGTCGCTCCTCCGTACCAGTTTGCAATTTACAATAATTTCTCGCCAAGATTTGGTCACATGCAGGCATCAATAAGTAATTCCAACAACAATGTATCCAATGAAAATACCACAACAAGTGCGAAAGGAAGAAGGTCGATAAGCCCATATCGCCAAGGTAATGGGGATCACAAAATAGATGATTTGGTTGGTTCACCAGGAAGTACGGACTATTTAGAGGATGATGCAATTCCACCTGTAACAAACCCAAGGTCTACAGATAGTCTCTCTTCCAAACATTGTAGCACAGCAACACACATTTGCTCATCTGTTAATACCATTCTGATCTTTGGAGGGTATAGTCAGACTGGTGACGACAAGTATGAAGCTATGAATGACATGTGGAAGATAAATATCCCTGTAGTTTCTCGTGGGAAACGTAATTATTATAAATTTGCAGATACTGTAACTGCTACTAAGATCCCTATTATTGATGATCCAGAATTATGGCCGAGCAGAAGAGCCTTTTCAGCGTGCTGTGTACCAGATTATTTTACCAAGGATGTTGAACCCATAGAAACGAGATTACTGAGgaacttgaaaaatgacTTCTCCATCGATTTGGAAATACGCCCAGGAAATAAGCCTTCTCAACCACTTTTTCCGAATATCCCACATTCAAGgaaggagaagaagagtGGTCGCGATAGTATGCATATTTCCAATTCTAATAATAGTACTAGTGAAGACACTTCTTCAAAGTCTACCAGGAATACCACATCCAGTCCTCCCACAAGCCCTAAACATACACCACCATTGAAtccatcaaaaaaatgtgCATCAATCGGAAGAACTATTGCGTTCCACGGAGGTTCAGATGGCTATGACGTTTGCAGCGATATGTGGTGGTTTGACTTCGATTCCGAAACCTGGACTAAAATAGACCTTTATGCCAAAACACAAGAGGAATCTGATGGTTTGGTACCTATCAACTTATGTATGGTAGGACACTCAATGACAACTGTAGGCCACAAGGTTGTGCTTATCGGGGGTCTACGACAAGGTGATGTTGACCGAATATACCGGGACGAAACTCTTCCTGAAGAAGTAATATCGGGTGTTCCACTCGGAAGTGGCGTTATAAATGTCGTGGATTTAAATACACAATGCCTTCAAGGTTGCAAGCTAATACGAAATGATGGAGATACTAAAGAATCTGTCATTATGGATCCTCATGTCGGCACACCCCACCAAGTATTGGCCGTCGCAGGTACTATAGAACTGGTCAAAGGAACCATGACCTTAATAGGAGGTGTAGTAGCCGGTCGCGAAGACATTTCGAGCCTTTACTTGAGAGGAGCTGTCTTACAATTCATTCTACCAAGCATGAATCTAGCCAACTAA
- the NDD1 gene encoding Ndd1p (Transcriptional activator essential for nuclear division; localized to the nucleus; essential component of the mechanism that activates the expression of a set of late-S-phase-specific genes; turnover is tightly regulated during cell cycle and in response to DNA damage), producing MDRDISYQQNYTSTGATATSSRQPSTDNNADTNFLKVMSEFKYNFNSPLPTTTQFPTPYSSNQYQQTQDHFANTDAHNSSSNESSLVENSILPHHQQIQQQQQQQQQQQQQQQALGSLVPPAVTRTDTSETLDDINVQPSSVLQFGNSLPSEFLVASPEQFKEFLLDSPSTNFNFFHKTPAKTPLRFVTDSNGAQQSTTENPGQQQNVFSNVDLNNLLKSNGKTPSSSCTGAFSRTPLSKIDMNLMFNQPLPTSPSKRFSSLSLTPYGRKILNDVGTPYAKALISSNSALVDFQKARKDITTNATSIGLENANNILQRTPLRSNNKKLFIKTPQDTINSTSTLTKDNENKQDIYGSSPTTIQLNSSITKSISKLDNSRIPLLASRSDNILDSNVDDQLFDLGLTRLPLSPTPNCNSLHSTTTGTSALQIPELPKMGSFRSDTGINPISSSNTVSFKSKSGNNNSKGRIKKNGKKPSKFQIIVANIDQFNQDTSSSSLSSSLNASSSAGNSNSNVTKKRASKLKRSQSLLSDSGSKSQARKSCNSKSNGNLFNSQ from the coding sequence ATGGACAGAGATATAAGCTACCAGCAAAATTATACCTCAACTGGGGCAACTGCAACTTCCTCAAGACAGCCCTCTACGGACAATAATGCAGatacaaattttttgaaggtaATGTCAGAATTCAAATATAATTTTAACAGTCCGTTACCTACAACGACTCAATTCCCCACGCCCTATTCTTCTAATCAGTATCAACAGACTCAAGATCATTTTGCCAATACAGACGCTCACAACAGTTCGAGCAACGAATCGTCGTTGGTAGAGAACAGTATATTACCGCATCATCAGCAGatacaacagcaacaacaacaacaacaacaacaacaacaacaacagcaagCTCTAGGTTCACTTGTACCTCCTGCTGTCACAAGGACAGATACAAGTGAGACTTTGGACGATATCAACGTTCAACcttcttctgttttgcAGTTCGGCAACTCTTTACCCAGCGAATTTTTGGTTGCATCCCCAGAGCaattcaaagaatttttgTTGGACTCTCCGTCCAccaatttcaatttctttcacAAAACTCCGGCAAAGACACCACTTCGATTTGTAACAGATTCTAACGGTGCTCAGCAAAGCACCACAGAGAACCCAGGTCAACAACAGAATGTTTTTAGCAATGTCGATTTGAACAATCTTTTGAAGAGTAATGGAAAAACACCCTCATCTTCATGCACCGGCGCATTTTCACGCACTCCTCTGAGTAAGATTGACATGAATCTCATGTTCAATCAACCGCTGCCGACATCTCCATCAAAAAGGTTCTCCTCCCTGTCGTTGACACCatatggaagaaaaattctgaaTGACGTCGGTACACCTTATGCAAAAGCATTGATATCGTCTAACAGCGCGTTAGTGGATTTTCAGAAGGCAAGAAAGGATATTACCACTAATGCAACATCCATAGGGCTGGAAAATGCCAACAACATCTTACAGAGAACGCCGCTAAGATctaacaataaaaaattatttattaaaaCCCCCCAGGATACCATCAATAGCACTAGCACACTAACTAAGGACAACGAAAATAAACAGGACATATACGGCTCTTCACCGACTACCATCCAAttaaattcatcaataacTAAATCTATCTCCAAATTGGATAACTCTAGAATTCCCTTGTTAGCTTCGAGATCAGATAACATTCTGGATTCCAATGTGGATGACCAATTGTTTGATTTGGGGTTGACAAGATTACCTTTATCACCAACACCAAATTGTAATTCTTTGCATAGTACAACCACAGGTACATCTGCCTTACAAATTCCTGAGCTACCCAAGATGGGGTCTTTTAGAAGTGATACGGGAATCAATCCAATTTCAAGTTCAAACACAGTTTCTTTTAAGAGCAAATCAGGCAATAATAATTCAAAGGGTcgaatcaaaaaaaatgggaaGAAACCTtccaaatttcaaattattgTGGCAAATATTGATCAATTTAACCAGGATacatcatcgtcatctttatcatcatcattgaATGCAAGTTCGAGTGCAGGgaattcaaattcaaacgtaacaaagaaaagagcaAGTAAACTCAAAAGATCACAGTCTTTACTTTCTGATTCCGGATCGAAATCACAAGCAAGGAAAAGCTGTAATTCTAAATCTAATGGAAATTTATTCAATTCACAGTAA
- the NUD1 gene encoding Nud1p (Mitotic exit network (MEN) scaffold protein; core component of the SPB outer plaque that functions in astral microtubule organization via Spc72p; scaffold for recruitment of MEN components, such as Cdc15p, Tem1p and the Bfa1p-Bub2p checkpoint complex; phosphorylation by Cdc15p creates a Dbf2p-Mob1p phospho-docking site enabling Cdc15p-dependent complex activation and mitotic exit; acts through the MEN to specify Kar9p-mediated asymmetric SPB inheritance; homologous to mammalian centriolin), whose amino-acid sequence MDMDTQEAELSSQLENLTINSPRKLRSNAHSNSGKVFKEYESNHDFQDSNFTSQVVEPAISDSVKKPPTMTVLNNYSTVHQKVPSGFSGTTATSHQEAQWKQYFPGIGSGGGTNFGGAVGTANKVPESDLIVSDLVKDLSGVLETNTFKRHLDMKNKTTTMQTHENHDTISISHSKDFFNAEKVSSSFSDDSDSGPAAEAHDVFDGILQKQKSNYLVGSYPSNSNNKNNNNNNNNNNNNSININNKDNARTKEEDEEDTSNSFEFSSSSSMSSSQTQSGRKSKVLKKPPLNTISPGQLGYQFNHTHGAWDPPLNQGLDVSSSHSLDNTSSNQSQFATMVPTGDNHTNGKAPSILDKKAYELTSTKPGDVGYRQKKIQEEENLANSDDTPLDTPKFNDLFTKNGTRAKVKGQMRTSRSISNSNLLEAHKKLKTFPAERVEDITSISEVNTSFNETEKQLISILTSKLSGSPSYDSDWEKILKVDLSRGKLKNMFGMQRLLPNVLVLNLSDNEMNTLEGIPSNVVQLFCSNNKITSAHCSLAGFHDLECLDLSYNLLNTSLKFLSLCHHLQEVNLSYNSIQSLEGIGSSRMKKLNLSNNEINGIIDFEQLILTNNSVVGGWLTVEVLDLSNNNIIGVRNINCLPRLKVLNLNGNPLVSIVESSKMENGTLRALSIKNTGGALSKLQNYKLDDQFTFPYQNLKILKLDGFAQLSKWQKWPATLQILEINGGLASSLPRFSSLKSTNLYSLTIANVRDFTHLPVDLSKELPFLQELHLPGNNLQNAHKLTKTLPRQSVKFLDLRNNPITTPRHDRASTSLHYRQLLQLAGLCQQQCPALATLWLDDTPAPTATNL is encoded by the coding sequence ATGGATATGGATACGCAGGAGGCAGAACTATCGAGCCAGCTGGAGAATCTTACAATAAATTCACCACGAAAGCTACGCTCGAACGCGCACAGTAACAGTGGTAAAGTGTTTAAGGAATATGAAAGTAACCACGATTTTCAAGATTCAAATTTTACTTCCCAAGTTGTGGAACCTGCAATATCCGATTCTGTCAAAAAACCTCCTACAATGACAGTTTTGAACAACTATAGCACGGTGCATCAGAAAGTGCCGTCAGGTTTTTCAGGCACGACTGCTACATCTCATCAAGAAGCTCAATGGAAGCAGTATTTCCCTGGTATTGGTAGCGGCGGTGGTACCAACTTTGGTGGCGCTGTTGGTACTGCAAACAAAGTTCCTGAATCGGATCTCATTGTGAGCGACTTGGTTAAGGATTTATCTGGAGTTCTTGAAACAAATACATTTAAAAGACATTTAGATATGAAGAATAAAACTACTACTATGCAGACCCATGAAAACCATGATACGATTAGTATTTCACATTCTAAAGATTTCTTTAACGCTGAGAAGGTCTCATCGTCGTTTTCTGATGACAGCGATTCTGGCCCAGCAGCTGAGGCACATGATGTATTTGATGGCATATtacaaaagcaaaaatcGAATTATTTGGTGGGTTCTTATCCAAGTAAtagcaacaacaaaaacaataataataataataataataataataataatagtattaatattaataataagGATAACGCTAGAACGAAGGAGGAGGACGAAGAGGACACTTCcaattcttttgaattttcatcatcgtcatccATGTCGTCCTCTCAAACTCAATCAGGCAGAAAATCAAAAGTTCTCAAGAAACCTCCATTGAACACTATTTCACCCGGTCAATTGGGATATCAGTTTAACCATACACACGGCGCATGGGATCCGCCGCTGAACCAGGGCTTAGATGTGTCGAGTTCACATTCTCTGGACAATACATCTTCCAACCAGTCCCAGTTCGCCACAATGGTACCAACTGGAGATAATCACACTAACGGTAAGGCACCTTCAATTCTAGATAAGAAGGCGTATGAATTAACCAGTACCAAACCAGGTGATGTTGGCTACcgccaaaagaaaatacaagaagaagaaaatctaGCAAATAGCGATGACACGCCCCTAGACACACCAAAATTTAATGACCTTTTTACGAAAAATGGCACTAGAGCGAAGGTTAAAGGACAAATGCGTACCTCTCGTTCAATCTCTAATTCCAATCTACTAGAAGCTCACAAGAAACTAAAGACCTTCCCCGCTGAACGGGTTGAAGATATTACGTCCATTTCCGAAGTAAACACCTCGTTCAACGAAACTGAAAAGCAGCTAATATCAATCTTGACTAGTAAACTATCTGGTTCTCCAAGCTATGATTCCGATTGGGAAAAAATCCTGAAAGTTGACCTATCAAGGGGCAAACTGAAGAATATGTTTGGCATGCAAAGACTACTACCGAATGTATTAGTGCTAAACCTTAGTGACAATGAAATGAACACTCTAGAAGGTATACCCTCGAACGTTGTACAGCTATTTTGTTCAAACAACAAAATAACGAGCGCACATTGTTCATTAGCCGGATTCCACGATCTGGAATGCCTCGACTTATCGTACAACCTCTTGAATACAagtttaaaatttttgtcaCTTTGTCATCACCTGCAAGAGGTGAACCTTTCTTACAACTCCATCCAATCCTTAGAAGGGATAGGATCCTCCAGGATGAAAAAACTGAACCTTTCTAACAACGAGATTAATGGTATCATCGATTTCGAACAATTGATACTAACAAACAACTCTGTCGTGGGCGGCTGGTTGACCGTGGAAGTCTTAGATCTAAGCAACAATAACATAATTGGCGTAAGAAACATCAATTGCTTGCCCCGCCTGAAGGTTTTAAACCTCAATGGTAACCCGCTAGTTTCCATCGTGGAATCTTCTAAGATGGAGAACGGAACGTTGAGAGCGCTTTCCATCAAAAATACAGGAGGCGCGCTATccaaattacaaaattaCAAGTTGGATGATCAATTCACGTTCCCCTACcaaaatctaaagattcTAAAACTGGACGGCTTCGCTCAACTTAGCAAATGGCAAAAATGGCCTGCCACTTTGCAAATTCTGGAGATCAACGGCGGCCTGGCCTCCTCTTTGCCGCGATTCTCTTCTCTAAAATCCACCAACTTATATTCTCTAACTATAGCTAATGTTAGAGACTTCACACACTTACCAGTGGACCTCTCCAAGGAACTACCGTTCTTGCAAGAGCTACATCTGCCAGGCAACAACCTACAAAACGCACACAAGTTAACAAAAACTCTCCCACGCCAATCAgtaaaatttcttgatcTACGAAATAACCCAATCACGACACCACGCCACGATCGCGCCAGCACGAGCTTGCATTACCGGCAGTTGCTCCAGCTTGCTGGCCTCTGCCAGCAGCAATGTCCCGCCCTGGCGACCCTCTGGTTAGATGACACTCCTGCCCCAACTGCCACGAATCTGTAA